The Flavobacterium galactosidilyticum nucleotide sequence TTTGTTTCCAGCAATGCAAAAAAAGCTGGAAAATGTAGGTGAAAAAGCAGGCCAATTTACGGAAATGACAGGTTCATTTTCACAAATCAAACATATTGAATATGTAGATCAAAATCCTATTGGTCGAAGTTCACGTTCTAATCCTGTTACGTATATCAAAGCGTATGATGACATTAGAGAATTATACGCCAAAGAAAAACTATCTAAAATAAGAGGTTATCAGGCCAAACACTTTTCGTTTAATGTAGATGGTGGTCGCTGTGAAACTTGTAAAGGAGAAGGTTCTATCAATGTAGAAATGGTCTTTATGGCCGATGTTCAGTTGCCTTGTGAAACTTGTAATGGAAAAAGATTCAAAAAAGAAGTATTAGAAGTGGCTTTTGAAGATAAAAACATACATGATATACTGACCATGACTGTTGATGACGCTATTGCTTTCTTTATCGCTAACAAGCAAGCAAAAATCATTCAAAAACTACAACCCCTACAAGATGTCGGATTAGGATATGTACAATTAGGACAATCTTCCTCTACACTTTCTGGCGGAGAAGCGCAACGTATTAAATTGGCTTCCTTCTTAGTAAAAGGAGCTACGAAAGACAAAGCACTTTTTGTTTTTGACGAGCCTACAACAGGATTGCATTTTCATGACATCAAGAAATTATTAACTTCGTTTGATGCTTTAATAGAGAAAGGACATTCCATAATTGTAATTGAACACAACCTTGACCTTATAAAGTGTGCGGATTGGGTTATCGATTTAGGCCCTGAAGGTGGAGAAAACGGTGGTCAGTTACTCGCTGTAGGAACACCCGAAGAAATTGCCAAAAACAAAAAATCAATTACAGGTGCTTATTTGAAAGCAGTTCTAAAGAAATAAAAAAAAAGCCGATAAATCCATTTCTAGACTTATCGGCTTTCTATTATTATTATAATGTTTCTAGAATCTATATCCTAAACTTAAACCGCTTCTAATCCCAGCCCATGGGCCGCTTATTTTTATTGTTGCGCCATTTGCGTTAGCTTTAGCTTCAATATCTCCTATAGGAAGATCAATATTATCAAGCTCTTTTTGAAGTTCGGCTTGCTCAAACGGAGTCAACGTTCTATCAGTTACACCTGCAAAATCACCTTTTGAAGTACCATAATGAGGTCCAGCAATCCACCAGTCTAAAATTATATTTTTACCCAAATTAAATTGAGCTCCAAACTGTAGTCCAAAAGTATTAGCAGTTAGTTTACCACCCATATCGATATCCTCCTGAGGACCTAAATCACTACTGAATGTAAAATTCACATCACTAATATCATATTTTAAATGCCTGTAAAATGGAGCGATATAAAATCCTTTTCCGTAGCCTTTTCCTAGATAAAATCGAACCTCAGGCGTAATAGCCGAATATCCTAATTGTGCATTGTTGAACATATCTTTGGTATCAGGATCGTCTGATACTAAATCATTTATCTGCGATTTAAAAGGCACGCTTCCTTTAGATATAAAACTATATCCAACTACAACGCCAATGCGTTTAGTCAGAATTCTTTCATATTGAAATTGAACATTTTTAAAAGCAAGACTTGTCAAACTAATTTTTACATTATTATTTTTTGTCATAAAGTCATCATTTGAATCCGCTGTTTGCGAGAAACCAATAAAAACGCTACAAAAAACAAATGTAATGGAGAGTAAAACTTTTTTCATAAATTTTGATTTTAAGTTATTTATGGACCAAATATAATACATTATCCCATATAACATTTCTCTTCGAAAGGATTTCCATCTTCATCTAATGCAACCAGTATTTTTTTAGCTTTTGAAGAAACTTGCGATATATAAATCCACACGATTGACCAAAGTCCAAGCGTGGCACAAAACATAAAAAAATTAGAAATGTGATCTACCTTCTTTTCACTTTTAAGTAAAATAGCATACGGCAATTTATCATTTCTCTCTAAAATCACAAATCCGTTGTTGGTTTTATTAGTTAAAATAGAGGAGAATTTTATTAAATTTTCGTCATTTACACTATTATTACTTTTCATAGTACCTAAGATTATTAACCTGTTAATTAGATTGTTAGTGCTAAAAATAGCAATCGCAAATTTAAAAGCTTATTTAGAATCTCACAATACCCACTTTTAGTGATATTTCGGCTAGATGATTTAGAAAAATTATTTTCTAACTTTTTTCAAAACTACATCTATAGCTTGATTGATTTCAGGAGAAATAGCGAATTTGTAATTAATGTAAACATACATAATGGTAACTAAAATTGATTTTAATCCCATTGAAATTATTGGATTAAAGGGAAATTCCCAGAAGTAAAAGACTAAGAATAATATAAATGTGATCCCAAGAGAATAGATAGTTTGCACTGTAAAAGGGAACAAATGCAGTCGTTTAACCACAAAAAGTAATTTAGCTACGCTATATAAGGTAATCGATAATAATGTCGCAAAAGCACAGCCCATAATACCATAACGTGGAATAAAAATCATATTCAAACCGATCGCTACTGCAACTAAAAGAACACCAAGAAACAGTACTGCTCTGTAGTATTTAGTATTAAAAATAATGGCATTATTATTCCCTAAAATCAAGTCGAAATATTTTGAAATTCCGATCATAAAAACAACTAAGATTCCTCCGCTGTATTCCTCAGGTACCATTTCATAAAGTTGATTAATATTGACAAAAATTCCTAACATCACATAACCACCTACAACTTGTAGGTTAATAGAGGTTTTCTTATACAGACTATCAAGCTCCTTAAATTTATTATCATGCATTAATTTTGCAGTAATGGGATATACAATTTGATGCATCGCACGACTAGGAACCGAAATCACTAAGGCTATAAAAGTAGCAATCGAATAAAAGGCAATGTTATCGATAATCATATACTGATTGAGCATAATTTTGTCTCCATCTAGAAGTAAATTTGCCACACTTCCTGATAAAATTATATAAAAAGTATAAGTAAGTATATCTCTGGTGTTTTTTGGCATTGCAAGTTGAAACGTGGGTTTCTGAATCTTAAAAGCATAAAACATAGTTACGATAAAAGCCAAAAAATACAATGCTGCAGTTCCATATACAAATCCTTCTACGCTCAACCATTCGAAATAAACACCTATCAATAGTATTAGTGAAAACATTCTCAAACCAACTTCCTTGATAAAATTACCGAAAACAGAATGCATATGTACTCTTGCCCAAGCGTAAAAAATTTCGAAATAAGCCATGCATAAACCGATAAATGGAATCAACCAAACGTAACTTTTAACGATCTCATTCTTCTTCGAGAGAAAAAATAAAATTTCATCATAGAAAAATAATGCGATAAGTAACATCGGAATTATTACAACTAAGGGAAACAACACCGTAAAAGATAAAAACCGAGATTTCTCATCTACTGTTTCGTACTGCGAGTAGAATTTGACCAATGTGTTTTGCATGCCAATAGCAAACAATGGCATAATAACATTGGCGCAAGAAGTAATATAATTCGTTAAACCGTAAAAGGTAGCACCCAAAAGAATAGGATATAAATACAGCGTGTTTATAGCTCCAATACCAAAACCCAAATAAGTAATTATTGTATTCTTTAAAGATTGATTTAATACGATTCCCATGAAAGGTTAGCAGTTATAGGTTGAATGTTAGAAATTAGCATGAATCAATTGAGCCAGTTCTTTGGTTAAACTTTTACGGGAATATTTTTGTAAACCCACTCCATTTGACTGTAATTTTCCTTCTAAAAATTGATTATAAAAGTCCAAAATTACACTTTTTAATTTCATTTTTTCCGAATACCTAAGGAACACACCAGTATTAGTACTAGTTATTATTTCTGCAAAATCAGAATCTTGAGGTCCAATGGCGATTATAGGCCTATTAGAGACCATATATTCAAATAATTTACCAGGAATTATACTTTTAGTATCTTCTGAATTAATCTCGATAAGCAACAAAACCTGAGATTTTCTTTGATGAGCAATGGCGACTTTATGTGAAACGTAGCCCAAATTATTCAAATACGGATTTAATCCAAATTGGCTTATGGTTTCTAAAACTTCTTGACTAACCGCTCCTATTAATTTAATTTCTAAATGGGATTTGAAATCAGGAATTTCTTGAATTAATTCAGTTAAACTTTCCCATAAAATCAACGGATTCCTTTCGGATAAAAAAGAGCCAATGTGAGCCAAACTGAATTTGGTATCCAAAGTTTGTTTCTCCACTTGCTCGGAATCGTAACCATTTGTTATAACACTGATAGGCTTAGTTGTAATGGCTTCAAATTCGGTTTTAGTAGTTTTGCTAGTTACAATAATTGTATCAGCGCAATTCAAAACCTTATGCTCTAAAGTTTTATGCTTCTTGGCAGCAAAATTCGACAAACGTAATGATTTATGATACCCAATTGTAGTCCAAGGATCACGGAAATCAGCAAACCATTTTAAATCTAATTTTTGTTTTAATTCTAATCCAATAAGATGCAAACTATGTGGCGGTCCCGAAGTAATGATTGTATCAATATTATTTTCTACAATATACTTTTCTAAATAGGAAACAGAAGGTTTTACCCAAAACACACGTGCATCTGGAATAAAAAGATTTCCTCGAATCCAAAGAAAGGTTTTATCTAAAAAGGACTGTTTCTTTTTATTAGGAATAATTCCTGAGCTGATTTTCTTAGTTTTATTTTTCGAAAGAAATGAAGCTAATTGATAGGGCTCAAATATTTTATTTCGTAGAATCATTGCCTTATCTGAAACTTCATTTACCAGATTTTCATCAACAATAGGATACGTAGGATTTTCAGGAATATAAACTATTGGCTGAATTCCGAAATCTGGTAGGTATTTAACGAATTTTAACCATCGTTGCACGCCAGGTCCTCCCGCAGGTGGCCAATAATAGGTTATAACAAGGATTTTTTTATTTTCCAAAAGTACATTTTCTATTAATATAATAAATGATTGCTGATTGAAGATTAACGAATTTTGAATGCAAATTTAAAAAATTAAAAATCTGCAATCGTTAACCAACAATCTTAAATCTTAACCTGTTTTTTCCTTTCAAAATAGACTCCTCCAATTAAAAGTAATAAGATCCCGAAACCACTGACCAAAGTAATAGTACTTCCTGTTTTTATAACTTGTGGTTCAAATTTGAATTCTATTGTATGTTTTCCTGCTGGAATTTGCAATCCTCTCAAAACATAATCTACTCTTATATGATCTGATTTTTTCCCGTCGATGTATGCATTCCATCCATTCTTATAATACATTTCAGAGAAAACAGCTAAACCTTCATTCGCATTATTTGACTTATAAATTAAATGGTTGGGTTTGTAAGAATCCAAAGTAATTGTTGCCGAACTGTCTTTGGCGAAAGCCTTAACGCTAATTATAAACTCTTTCTCATTGACAATTGCTACATTTTTAGAATCTAAACTGTCCAACGCTTTCATCTCTTCGTCAGGAGTTGTTACTAATTTCACTTGACTCACAAACCAAGCATTTCCGTTAGCATCTGGGTTTGTAGTTGGAAACTCTTTCCCTTCTTTATCTCTTTGAATAACATATTTCACATTAAGCATGCTTAATACTTCAATATTGCTTTTTACAATTTGGTAATCGATCAATTGCTGCATTCTTCTAGGACGAACGGCACTATAACCTCCAATAGATTTATGAAAATAAGAAGCTCTTGCTCCCATTATATCTCCCACTTCAAAAACTCTATAATTTGAGGTATCTCTCAAAATTTGTTCGTCAGATGGTGTTTCTTGAAACGGCATTGTAACTTCACTTCCTCTCACAAAATCCTTAGCGGAAACATAATTTTTATCTACAAAAAACAAGTCGGAAACCATGATTACACCAACAATAATAATCGCTGTTTTCTGCGCTAATTTATCTTTCATTGCAAACCACAGAACTCCAGCTGTAATTAGCATAAAGAAAGCGGAACGCAATAAGTCAGCACTATACAAACTCATTCTATCTAGCTTCAACGCATCAACAAATGCAGGCCCATAACTTTCTCTGTAAGCAGCGTCATTACCACCAGAAAAACTAAACATACTTTTGCTAAGGAACAAGATTATAATAATTCCTAAACCTAGAATAGCAGTTTCATAAAGTGCTTTCAATTGTGATTTTTTATCCAATTGAAAGAAAGATTGTAATCCCATAATTGCCAAAACAGGAAAACATAACTCCAAGACAACTTGTATCGAAGAAACTGCTCTAAACTTATCATATAACGGAATGTAATCTATAAAAAAGTTAGTTACTAGAGGAAAATTTTTTCCCCAAGAAAGAACTAAAGCAACTAATGACCCCGCAAGGAATACATATTTTATTTTACGTTTATCAATAAATAAAGCCAAAACTGCCAAAAAGAAAACTACAGCTCCAATATAAGCTGGCGCAGCTACAATAGGTTGATCACCCCAATAGGTTGGCATTCCTGAAACAAAATCAGTTGCTTGTGCTTCAGGAACTCCTTGACTAATCATGAATTCGAACATATGACTGTCCTTACCCACGGCTTCATTGTTAGATCCACCAAAAATTCTTGGCGCAATCAAATTGAAACTTTCCATAATCCCATAACTATATTCCGTGATGTAGTCTCTACTCATGGCACTCGTAGTTTCATTCTTAGAGCCATTTGGATTGAAAGTCAATTCACTTTTACCACGAATACTGAAATCAGCATATTCTGTTGTTGCTAATAAATTTGTAGCATTGGCACCAATGGCAAAAAACCCTGCAATTGCTAAAGTTCCAAAAGAATAAAGCATCGCTTTGTAATCCTTTTCTTTAACTTGCTGATAGATGAAATAAGCGCAAAGTATCAATAAGAAAATCAGTAAATAATACGTCATTTGGAAGTGATTGGCACTGATTTCTAATGCTGTCGCAAAAAGTGTTATCAGTCCACCGAGAATATATTTTTTTCGAAAAACCAAAATAAATCCAGCAATAACCATTGGCATATAGGCAATAGCATGCGCTTTAGCATTATGCCCAACACCCAAAATTATAATCATATAGGTAGATAACCCAAAGGCTAATGCACCGAAAAAAGCTTTTAATGGATCTATTTTTAGAACCAGCATTAAGCCATAAAACCCAAGGAAATATAAAAATAAATAATCTGCAGGACGCGGTAAAAAACGCAAAACATCATCAATCGCTCCTATATAATCATGAGGATATTTAGCACCTAATTGATAAGTAGGCATTCCACCGAACGCAGAATTTGTCCAAAAAGGCTCTACATTATCCGTTGCTCTAAAGTCATTTTGTTCTTTAGCCATTCCTGTGTATTGCACAATATCTGATTGTGAAATTTGTTTTCCTTGCAATACAGGGTAAAAATAGATCACTGAAACAAGTACAAAACCAAAAATGGCAAGTGCGTGCGGGTAGAACTTATTAAGTTTTTTCAATTTAAAAAAAGTTTGGATTAAAGTAAAAAGCTTGTTAAAAACGCAAACTTAATCTATTTCTTCGTAATCAACATAATCCCCAACTTTTTTGGTTTCGCGTGGATTCTTGGCATTTGCAGTATTGTATATCACTTCTTCTTTGGTTTGTGATTTTTGCCAAGTATTTTGTTGTTGTTTTTGATGTTGCTGTTGCATATTTTGGCCTGCTTTTTCCACTACTTTCTTAACTAGTAAAGGCAAAAACAATTTTGCTAAAAAGCGGAAAATATAGTAGAAAGCAATCATGTAAAAAATTGCTTTTATAAAACCAGTAAATGAAGCTGTTTGCATAAATATATTTTTTTTTCAAAATTAAGAAATCAAACGGTCAAAAGTAAGTTATCATTCTTAAATAAATAATAAAATATAGTACATTTGAAAAGCGTTATTACTTTTTAACCCAAAAATGATATGTCTATAATCAAAACTACACTTCTTGCAGCTATTTTCTTAATTCCAATGTGGCATTATGGACAACATACGGATCAAATAAACTCCAACAGACCTGGAGAAACAATGTCTGCTTTTGCAGTTGGAAAATCCGTATTTCAAATGGAGACCGGCATTTACGGAATTAAAGAAAAACACGAGTTACTAAATTATGAAAATAAGGGACTAGGGCTAGATGTGATGCTACGCTGGGGATTATTTTTTGAGCAATTAGAATTAATTGCTGATTTGCAGTACCAAAATCAACAACACCTGGAAAACTTTGTAATGGACCAACAATCAGGATTAAAAAAGACCGTTTTTGGAGCTAAATATTTGATATTCGATCCTTTCAAAAATTACGAGAAAAAAGTTAATCTTTACAGTTGGAAAGCCAATCGAGCTTTTGACTGGCACCAATTAATACCTGCCGTTTCTGTATTTGCAGGTGCTAATCTTACTATGTCTAACAATCCCTATTATTTTTCGCCAAAAGGAGAAATATCACCAAAAGTGATGTTGATTACACAAAACCATTTAGGCGATGGTAAATGGGTTTTTGTAACAAACATCATTGGTGATTACATAGGTACTGATTTTCCAAGTTATGGTTATGTACTAACTTTAACGAGAGGTTTTAACGATAAATGGTCTGGATTTATTGAAAATCAAGGTTTCAAAAGTGATTTTTATAGCGATGCAATTATTAGAGGTGGAGCTGCTTTTTTATTAAACAAAGACATGCAAATTGATGCTTCAATTAGTAACAGTTTAAAAAACACTCCTTCGATGCTTTATGGAGGCATAGGTTTCTCTTGGCGCTATGATGCAAATTACAAAGAGGTGAGAATGAAGATAAAATAAAGCGAACATAAAAAAAGCGCAAAACATAAAAAAAATAAACATAGAATTTCAAACAATAGTATGATTACAATACAAGAAGCGAAAACAAAAAGCGAATTAAAAGAATATATAAAATTTCCATTTAAGCTATATAAAAATAATAAAAACTGGGTTCCACCGCTAATTACTGACGAGCTAGAAGGTTTTGATAAGGAAAAAAATCCCGCTTTTGAAACTGCCGAAGCTTATTTTTATGTTGCTAAAAGAAATAACGAAATAGTTGGTAGAATTACTGCCATAATAAATTGGAGCGAAGTAAACGATCAGCAAAAAAAGAAAGTTCGTTTCGGGTGGTTTGATGTAATTGATGATATCGAAGTAACAAAGGCATTACTAGAAAAAGTATATGAACTGGGACGTAAACACAATTTAGAGTATGTAGAAGGTCCAATTGGTTTCTCTAATCTAGACAAAGTAGGCGTTTTGACGGAAGGATTTGAGGAGATAGGAAATATGATTACGTGGTATAATAATCCCTATTATGCAAACCATTTCGAAGAGTTGGGTTATGTTAAAGAAAAAGAATATATCGAAAGTAAATTCCCTTTTTCAAACGTAAAACCGGAGTTTTTTGAAAAAGCAAATGACTTGGTTAAAAGAAGATATTCTTTAAATCCACTCAATTTTAAAACAACAGCAGAAGTAATGCCTCACGTGGATAAAATGTTTGATTTATTCAACGCATCTTACGCATCATTATCCTCATTTGTGGCCATTTCTGATTCTCAGAAAGAATATTTCAAGAAAAAATACATCAGTTTTATCAATCCAGAATTTATAAAATTCGTGGAAGATAAAGATCATAATATTGTTGCGTTTAGCATTGTTATGCCATCTTTCACAGAAGCATTACAAAAAGCAAATGGGAAATTATTCCCGTTTGGTTTCCTACATTTACTTAAGGCAAAAAAGCACAGTAAAGATGTGATTTTCTATCTAATTGGTGTACTTCCCGAGTATCAGAACAAAGCAGTAACAGCTGTTATTTTCAAAGAATATTATGAAACTTTCAAGGAAAAAGGAATCGTAAATTGTTTTAGAACTCCCGAACTAGCGGATAATGCTGCAAGTATCAACTTATGGAAACATTTTAATACCGTTGTTCACAAAAGAAGATGTACTTATAGAAAAGACCTATAAATGAAGTACTCTTTGTGCTTTATAACAATTTAAAAAACAAAGCTGTAAATAGCGCTATTGATTTATAAAACAGTACTTAGTAATAAAAAATCATTTTTCTTCACTAAAAAAGTTTACATTTATCAAATGATAAAAAAAGCACTGATTTTCTTCCTTTTGATTTTTCCAGTGCTAAGTAATTCACAAGAATATGTGGATTTGATCAACGTAAGTTATGCCAAATCAGGTGAAACAAAATTCAGAAACAGTCCTGAAAAAACTACAGTTTCTATTTTTGACTCAAAAGTGCTTTTGCCCATAGTTTTAAATCCTAAAACAGCGATCATCACTGGGTTTGATTTTAATATTAAAAATCTTCAATTATTACCTAATGCTGAGTTCAGTGACTTGTATTATACTCGCTTAAAATTGGGTGTCAATACAGAGCATTCGGATAAATGGACGGGATCGTATGCATTACTTCCTGTGATATCATCAGACTATAAAAAATTGAGTTTTGATGATGTTTATATGGGCGGAATAGCGATCTTGACCTATAAGAAAAACAAAAGCTTAAATTATAAATTTGGAGTTTATACAGGAACGGAAGCTTCAGGATATTTTATTACTGCATTACTAGGTATGTATTATAAAATTCCAAATTCTGATTTTGAAATTACTGCATTAATGCCTGGAATTCTTGATGTGAATTATGGTATTTCAAGTAGCACTAAAGTAGGGATTGATTATAAAGGGAGTTCTGAAGCCTTTAAATTTCATGATGAAAATATACTTAAGACGTACGTAGAAAATAGCACTTTAGAGTTTTCATCATATATTGAAAACAATTCATTAACTAAAAACTTACTTCTTCGTTTAAAAGCTGGTCTGGCGACAAATAGATATGATGTTTACGCTGTAGACGACAAATTTGATTTAAATATAACACCATTTAAAATTGGAGACGATAGAACGAAACTTAACGAAAAAATGAATAGTAGTGCGTTCTTTAGATTTGAAGCGATATACCGTTTCAACATTCCTTCGAAGTAAAAGAAGATAAGGGTTTACCAGTTATGGATATTGATACTTTTACTTATTAAAATACTTTCTACGTAAAATAAGTGTATTGTAATCCCATAAAAATACCCCCAAAAAGCTTATCACTTTTTGGGGGTATAATTCAAACATAAACTTACAAGATCATTTTAGATTGAAAATTGAGCTTTGTAACCTCAACATTCAACTTCGTTGTATCCCGTACTTCAAAACCTCGTTCCTTATTTAACGTCCATTAATTCAACATCAAAAATCAAAGTAGCGTTTGGCGGAATTGCTCCTCCAGCTCCACGAGATCCGTATCCTAAATGTGATGGAATTACAAAACGTGCTTTATCACCTACTTTCAGCAAAGCAATACCTTCGTCCCATCCTTCAATAACTTGACCTTGACCTAATCTGAAATCGATTGGTTTTTTTCTTGGATAAGAAGAATCAAAAACTTTACCGTTTTCTAATGATCCTTCATAGTGAACTGAAACCGTTTTACCGTTTTCCGCTTGTTTACCTTCACCCCTTTGAATGAATTGGTAACGCAAACCACTTTCTGTTTTCTCAAAACCAGCAGCTAATTTTTCCATTGCCGCTTCTGCTTCTGCTTTCAAAGCGATATCACGTTTGTTACGCGCTCCTTTGAAAGTGATAAAAGCTTCAATTGCATTCCAGTTTTCAGCTTCTTCACCTACTCTCACGATTTCAATTGACTCTAAAGCATCTCCCTGATCAACAGCATCAACAACATCTTGCCCTTCAACAACATGACCAAAAACAGTATGTTTGTTATCTAACCAATCCGTTGGAATATGAGTGATATAAAACTGTGAACCGTTTGTTCCAGGTCCTGAGTTAGCCATTGCTAAAACTCCTGGACGATTGTGTTTTAAACTTGGGTGAAATTCATCATCAAATTTATAACCTGGATCTCCAGTTCCTGTTCCTTGTGGACAACCACCTTGAATCATAAAATCAGGAATTACTCTATGAAATTTTAATCCATCGTAAAATTTAACTCCTTGTGGTTTTACTTTATTCTCTAATTTTCCTTCAGCTAATCCTACGAAATTCCCTACTGTTCCAGGAGTCAAATCATGTGTCAATTTTACTAAAACAGCCCCTTTTGTGGTGTTGAATTTAGCATATATTCCATTTTCCATTTCTGTATAATTTTTATTGAAATGCAAATTTACGAATTTAATTATAGAATTACCAATAGTTAACTTTTACGACTAATTCTCCTATCTAGAAGAAAGCAATAGGAGATTACAACAATTATAAAAAAAACAGTTTTATCGTTTTTTTTGATTCTAATTTATAAGTCATATTAAACGTTAACCGCGTTAATGTTCTTAATACTCATATAGAATTCTACTTACGAATCTTTTCAACAATTTTATGAAATTAATACTCCAAAAAATAGAGAATTGATTAAAAAAGCAACTTAACAAAAACCATAATCGAACATTTTTAATAATTATTTCAATATTGCAAAAACTTAATTACTTTAGTGCCACAAAACATTTCACAATCAAAAACTAACAAACCAAGATTACATGAAACATTTTCTACTTATCTGCCTTTTATTTTGCGGAATTGTTAATGCACAGCAAAAGCCAACCTTAGAATATTATTTACCAGAGAATGACACTTACAACAAAAACATACCTACACCCAAAAGTATATTCCATTTTGAATTAGGTGAAATGCACACCGATCATACGCAAGTGGCACATTACATGAATGAAGTAGCAAAGGCTTCTAACAGAATTTTTATTGAAACTACCGGCTATACTTACGAAAACAAACCACTACAGTTATTAACGATTTCGAGTCCAAAAAATTTAGCAAACCTAGACGAAATTCTTAAAAGACATCAAGCAGTCACAGACGCTGGAGCTA carries:
- a CDS encoding DUF3575 domain-containing protein, with the protein product MKKVLLSITFVFCSVFIGFSQTADSNDDFMTKNNNVKISLTSLAFKNVQFQYERILTKRIGVVVGYSFISKGSVPFKSQINDLVSDDPDTKDMFNNAQLGYSAITPEVRFYLGKGYGKGFYIAPFYRHLKYDISDVNFTFSSDLGPQEDIDMGGKLTANTFGLQFGAQFNLGKNIILDWWIAGPHYGTSKGDFAGVTDRTLTPFEQAELQKELDNIDLPIGDIEAKANANGATIKISGPWAGIRSGLSLGYRF
- a CDS encoding lipopolysaccharide biosynthesis protein — its product is MGIVLNQSLKNTIITYLGFGIGAINTLYLYPILLGATFYGLTNYITSCANVIMPLFAIGMQNTLVKFYSQYETVDEKSRFLSFTVLFPLVVIIPMLLIALFFYDEILFFLSKKNEIVKSYVWLIPFIGLCMAYFEIFYAWARVHMHSVFGNFIKEVGLRMFSLILLIGVYFEWLSVEGFVYGTAALYFLAFIVTMFYAFKIQKPTFQLAMPKNTRDILTYTFYIILSGSVANLLLDGDKIMLNQYMIIDNIAFYSIATFIALVISVPSRAMHQIVYPITAKLMHDNKFKELDSLYKKTSINLQVVGGYVMLGIFVNINQLYEMVPEEYSGGILVVFMIGISKYFDLILGNNNAIIFNTKYYRAVLFLGVLLVAVAIGLNMIFIPRYGIMGCAFATLLSITLYSVAKLLFVVKRLHLFPFTVQTIYSLGITFILFLVFYFWEFPFNPIISMGLKSILVTIMYVYINYKFAISPEINQAIDVVLKKVRK
- a CDS encoding glycosyltransferase family 4 protein, with product MENKKILVITYYWPPAGGPGVQRWLKFVKYLPDFGIQPIVYIPENPTYPIVDENLVNEVSDKAMILRNKIFEPYQLASFLSKNKTKKISSGIIPNKKKQSFLDKTFLWIRGNLFIPDARVFWVKPSVSYLEKYIVENNIDTIITSGPPHSLHLIGLELKQKLDLKWFADFRDPWTTIGYHKSLRLSNFAAKKHKTLEHKVLNCADTIIVTSKTTKTEFEAITTKPISVITNGYDSEQVEKQTLDTKFSLAHIGSFLSERNPLILWESLTELIQEIPDFKSHLEIKLIGAVSQEVLETISQFGLNPYLNNLGYVSHKVAIAHQRKSQVLLLIEINSEDTKSIIPGKLFEYMVSNRPIIAIGPQDSDFAEIITSTNTGVFLRYSEKMKLKSVILDFYNQFLEGKLQSNGVGLQKYSRKSLTKELAQLIHANF
- a CDS encoding YfhO family protein gives rise to the protein MKKLNKFYPHALAIFGFVLVSVIYFYPVLQGKQISQSDIVQYTGMAKEQNDFRATDNVEPFWTNSAFGGMPTYQLGAKYPHDYIGAIDDVLRFLPRPADYLFLYFLGFYGLMLVLKIDPLKAFFGALAFGLSTYMIIILGVGHNAKAHAIAYMPMVIAGFILVFRKKYILGGLITLFATALEISANHFQMTYYLLIFLLILCAYFIYQQVKEKDYKAMLYSFGTLAIAGFFAIGANATNLLATTEYADFSIRGKSELTFNPNGSKNETTSAMSRDYITEYSYGIMESFNLIAPRIFGGSNNEAVGKDSHMFEFMISQGVPEAQATDFVSGMPTYWGDQPIVAAPAYIGAVVFFLAVLALFIDKRKIKYVFLAGSLVALVLSWGKNFPLVTNFFIDYIPLYDKFRAVSSIQVVLELCFPVLAIMGLQSFFQLDKKSQLKALYETAILGLGIIIILFLSKSMFSFSGGNDAAYRESYGPAFVDALKLDRMSLYSADLLRSAFFMLITAGVLWFAMKDKLAQKTAIIIVGVIMVSDLFFVDKNYVSAKDFVRGSEVTMPFQETPSDEQILRDTSNYRVFEVGDIMGARASYFHKSIGGYSAVRPRRMQQLIDYQIVKSNIEVLSMLNVKYVIQRDKEGKEFPTTNPDANGNAWFVSQVKLVTTPDEEMKALDSLDSKNVAIVNEKEFIISVKAFAKDSSATITLDSYKPNHLIYKSNNANEGLAVFSEMYYKNGWNAYIDGKKSDHIRVDYVLRGLQIPAGKHTIEFKFEPQVIKTGSTITLVSGFGILLLLIGGVYFERKKQVKI
- a CDS encoding DUF4834 family protein, with translation MQTASFTGFIKAIFYMIAFYYIFRFLAKLFLPLLVKKVVEKAGQNMQQQHQKQQQNTWQKSQTKEEVIYNTANAKNPRETKKVGDYVDYEEID
- a CDS encoding transporter, translating into MSIIKTTLLAAIFLIPMWHYGQHTDQINSNRPGETMSAFAVGKSVFQMETGIYGIKEKHELLNYENKGLGLDVMLRWGLFFEQLELIADLQYQNQQHLENFVMDQQSGLKKTVFGAKYLIFDPFKNYEKKVNLYSWKANRAFDWHQLIPAVSVFAGANLTMSNNPYYFSPKGEISPKVMLITQNHLGDGKWVFVTNIIGDYIGTDFPSYGYVLTLTRGFNDKWSGFIENQGFKSDFYSDAIIRGGAAFLLNKDMQIDASISNSLKNTPSMLYGGIGFSWRYDANYKEVRMKIK
- a CDS encoding GTP cyclohydrolase, translating into MITIQEAKTKSELKEYIKFPFKLYKNNKNWVPPLITDELEGFDKEKNPAFETAEAYFYVAKRNNEIVGRITAIINWSEVNDQQKKKVRFGWFDVIDDIEVTKALLEKVYELGRKHNLEYVEGPIGFSNLDKVGVLTEGFEEIGNMITWYNNPYYANHFEELGYVKEKEYIESKFPFSNVKPEFFEKANDLVKRRYSLNPLNFKTTAEVMPHVDKMFDLFNASYASLSSFVAISDSQKEYFKKKYISFINPEFIKFVEDKDHNIVAFSIVMPSFTEALQKANGKLFPFGFLHLLKAKKHSKDVIFYLIGVLPEYQNKAVTAVIFKEYYETFKEKGIVNCFRTPELADNAASINLWKHFNTVVHKRRCTYRKDL